TATTCGCGGAAAAAGTTTTTTAACCGATGGGACTGATCAAACGGGACCGGCTGGAGGAAAAAGGAACGGTCGTGATCGAGAGGATCAATCCGGTCGCGCCAATGCCGCGCCGGGAAGCTCCCCCAATCCCGGCCCCTTCAACTACTTCAGCTGTCATCAGGGCGTCGGGGGAAAATCTTGACCGGGCTCGGTCTGAAGCCCAAAGAATTATTGATCAAGCTATAGCCGAAGCCGATCGGATCAGGCAGCAGTCGGTTGATGAGGGGAAGGTTGAAGGGAAAGAAGAAGCGGCGCAAAAGATCCAGGAAGCGCTAGCAACGATCAACGAAGCGGTTAAAGAACGCAAAACGATCATTAAGGATGCCGAGAGCGAGATACTTCGCCTGTCGCTCCGGGTCGCCGAACAAATTATCCGTTCCGAAGTTTCTCTGCACCGCGACGTTTGCCTGAATATTGTGACCGAAGCGATCGGCCGGGTTTCCGACCGGGAACAGATCATTGTCAGGGTCAACCGTGAAGACGCCGAATATTTAAAGCGCTACAAAGACCGCCTGGCCGGTATGCTTGACGGGGTCAAGAGCCTTTCGATCCTGGAAGATTCCAATATTGAACCGGGGGGTTGTATTATTGAGACCAACCTGGGATTTGTCGATGCCCGCATCGCTACCAAAATAAAATCTATCGAAGAAGCCCTCCATAAAGTCGCCGCGGAAGAGTCTTAATATGCCAGTTGACATTGATTTTGAAAAATATCATAAAGCGCTCGAACATGCCGATCTGGTTAAAGTGATCGGCAAAGTAGTTCAATTGGTCGGTTTGATCATTGAAGCGCAGGTTGGCGGGGTTTCGGTCGGTGACCTTTGCTCCATCCGTTTGGAAAAAGAGGGCCGTGAAGCTTACGCCGAGGTTGTCGGGTTTAGGGAAGGACGGGTCTTGCTGATGCCGCTTGGTTCTACCGCCGGGATCGCTCCCGGGATGCAGGTGACTGCTGCCGGTAAACCATTAATGGTCAAGGTCGGGCCGTCGATCCTTGGCCGGGTACTCAACGGCCTTGGAGAACCGATCGACGGCAAGGGACCGATCGACTGGGAAAAAGAATGTCCCCTCGATGCCGATCCTCCTGACCCGGTGAAGCGTCCCCGGGTAACCAGTGTTATGCGCCTTGGGGTCAGGGCGATCGACGGTTTGTTGACGGTCGGACGCGGCCAGCGGATCGGGATCTTTGCCGGTTCCGGGGTAGGCAAATCGACCACTATGGGGATGATCGCCCGGAACGCCGAGGCCGACATTAACGTCATTTCCCTGGTTGGCGAGCGCGGCCGTGAAGTTCGGGATTTTATCGAAGAATCGTTGGGAGAAGAGGGGCTCAAGAAATCGGTGGTGATCGTCGCGACCTCCGACCAGCCGCCGCTTATTCGTCTTAAGTCGGCTTTTGTGTCGACCGCGATCGCCGAGTATTTCCGGGATAAGGGGAAACATGTTATCTTGATGATGGATTCGGTCACCCGTTTTGCCATGGCCCAGCGTGATATTGGTCTGGCGGCAGGCGAGCCGCCGACGACCAAGGGGTATACTCCATCGGTCTTTTCCCTGATGCCCCGGCTGATGGAGCGCTCCGGAACTTCGGAGGTAGCGTCTATTACCGCGTTTTATACGATCCTGGTTGAGGGTGACGATTTCAATGAGCCGATCTCCGACCATGCCCGTTCCATATTAGATGGCCACATCATGCTTTCTCGTGATCTGGCGGCCCGCAACCATTATCCAGCGATCGACGTGCCGCACAGCATTTCCCGGTTGATGACCAGTATTACCGGTGATGAACAAAAGAAAGCGGCGGCCAAGCTGCGCGAGGTCCTGGCCCGCTATTCAGAGGCCGAAGACCTGATCAACATTGGCGCGTACGTTAAAGGAAGCAATCCGAAGATCGATTTCGCGTTGAGCAAGATCGACCAGGTCAATGAATTTTTAAAACAGGGAACGTTCGAAAAAGTCTCTTATGAAGACACAGTGAACAGATTGATCAGTATTTTCAAATAGAAAGGATCATTAAATGGCAGCGCCAAAACCGGGAAAGAAATTTAAATATGATCTCGATTCGGTCCTGAAGGTCCGGGGGATCAAAGAGAAAAAAGAGCAGGAGAAGTTCGCCGAAAAACAGCAGGAGTATATGACCGAGAAACAGAAAGAAGAAGAGATCAAAGAACAAAAGCAGGGGAAAGAAAACGAACTGCGCAACGTTTTTAAGCGCGGACCGATCTCCGATTTTGACAAGGTCCTGCGCCGGAAAGCTCACCTGGAAGTATTAAAGACCGACCTTGACCAGCAGATCGAGAAAGTCCTGGATTCAAGCAAGAAGCTGGAAGAACAGCGAGCCCACCTGGTCGAGGCGATGAAAGACAAAAAGATCATGGAAAAACACCGGGAGCGCAAGCTTGGTGAATATAATAAGGTCATGCGGGACCTGGAAATGAAGTTTATGGATGAGATCGCGACCCAGAGATTTAAGAGGCGTGAGGAATAATTTTAGAGAGCCTTGGTGACTTTATTGGCTTTGAGACATTTGGTGCAGACATATTCCCGCTTTTTCTTCCCTTTGACCAAGATCGAGACCCTTTGCAGGTTGGGCTTAAAAAGGCGTTTGGTGTGCCGCATTGAATGCGACACGGTCATGCCGGTAACCGCTTTTTTTCCGCAGGAAAAGCACTTATAACTCATAGATTTATAGTATATAATAAAAGTAAAATAATGTCAAACCTGCAAACTCCCGTCCAATATGTCAAAGGGGTCGGCCCAAAACTTGCCAAAATATTTGCCAAAGTCGGGATATTTACGGTTCTCGACCTCCTTTACTTTATTCCCCGCGGCTACGAAGACCGTCGTTCCATTAAACCGATCAGCCAGCTCCATCCCTCGGATAATGAGGTGGTCCGGGGGGAACTGTTAAAAGTTGAGTCGCAGGTCACCCGCAACCGGTTCACCATTATCAAGGGATTGATCGGCGACGAAACCGGCCGGATCCAGGCGGTCTGGTTCAATCAGCCGTTCTTGTTGCGCTCGTTCCGCCTCGGAATGAAACTGATCCTGTCCGGCAAACTGGAATATTCCGAGTATGACGGGCGGCTCCAGATCCTGCCGAAGGATTTTGAGATCGACGACGGCGACCCGACGAGGATCGTTCCGGTCTACCGTTTGACCGAAGGGCTTTATCCAAAAAAGGTCAGGGGGGTGATCAAGACCGCCCTTGAGAGCTATCTTCCGCTGATCGAAGACGCCAAAGAACGCCGCTCTTTAGCTCTTCTTCATGCCCCGGAGGAATTGCTGGAAATTGAAAAAGCCAGGAACTATTTGGCTTATAAGGAGCTTCTTGACTTCCAGCTTGGCTTGCTGCTGAACCGGAAGAAGAACGAAGAGCTTACCGGGAATGTTTTTAAGGTTGACGATCGGACAAAAAAAGCTTTTCTGGGCTTGCTTCCGTTTACTTTAACCGCGGCCCAGGAAGGAGCTCTGTCCGATATTTTTAACGACTTCCAAAGCGGGCGCCCGATGAACCGGCTGTTGCAAGGGGATGTCGGTTCCGGAAAAACGATCGTTGCCGCGTTTGCCGCGTATATTGCCGTGAAAAATGGTTTTCAGTCGGCGATCCTGGCCCCGACCGAGATCCTGGCCCAGCAGCACTTCTTAAAACTGCGAAAGGTCTTTGAGCCGTTCAAGATCAAGCTTGACCTGGTGACCGGCTCGACCGCCGGCCGTCGCAAGAAAGAAACTCAGTTAAAGGCCGATCTTTTGATCGGTACCCACGCTTTGCTGGAAAAGAAGGTGCTTTTTAACAAATTAGGATTGGTTGTTATTGATGAGCAGCATCGCTTTGGGGTCCATCAGCGGGCAAGTTTAATTAAAAAAGGGCGCGCGCCCCATGTCCTGGTGATGACCGCGACCCCGATCCCCAGATCGCTGGCGTTGACCTTATATGGCGATCTTGATCGGACGATCATTGATGCTCTCCCGCCGGGACGGATAACGATAAAAACATTCTTTGTCACCGAAGCGCGCCGCTCCGATTGTTTCAGCTTTATCAGGACCAAGGTTAATGAAGGGCGGCAGGTCTTTGTGGTTTGTCCCCTGGTCGAGGAATCAGAAGCGCTTGACCTGAAAGCGGCGACTATGGAAGCGGAGCACCTGCAAAAAGAGATCTTTCCCGAACTGCGGATCGGTTTGCTGCATGGTCGGATGAAAAGCGTTGAAAAAGACCAGATCATGGGATCGTTTAAGGATAAAAAACTTGATGTTCTCGTTTCAACCACGGTTATCGAGGTCGGCATTGATATTCCCAATGCTACCGTAATGGTGATCGAACATGCCCAAAGATTTGGGCTTTCCCAGCTGCACCAGCTGCGCGGCCGGATCGGCCGGGGGAGCGAACAGTCGTTCTGTTTTTTGGTCGGCGACCCGAAAACTCCGGAAGCCAAGGCGCGGATCAAAGCAATGGTGGAGACGAGCGACGGCTTTAAAATAGCCGAAGCGGACCTTAGATTGCGCGGTCCGGGTGACTTTTTTGGCGTCAGACAGTCAGGTTTGCCATCATTTAGGGTAGCTGATATAATAAGGGACGAAAAAATCATTCAGCATGCCCGGGCGGCTGCCCAGGAACTGATAGAAAAGGACATTGAAAGTGCGCGTAATCGCTGGGGAAGCCAAAGGACGGCAGCTGAAGACTCCCAGAAAGGGGTTGAACACACGTCCTTTAACTGACCGGGTCAGGGGGGCTTTGTTCAATATTCTCTCCGCGAAAGCGGTTGAAAGCGAGTTTCTCGACCTGTTTGCCGGGACCGGCGCGGTCGGCATTGAAGCTCTTTCGCGCGGTGCCAACCGGGCCGTTTTTGTCGAACTGAACCGGAGCGCGGTCGATCTGATCAGGGAAAATCTGGAACTGACCGGTTTCAGCCGGCAGGCCGAAGTATTTCACGCCGATGTTATCCGGGCGATCGGTATCCTGGCGGGAAAAAGAGAGCGGTTCGATCTGATCTATATTGGCGCTCCTTACGATAGTCCGTTGCTGGCCAAAGTAATGGAGAAGCTGTCCGAGTCGGAGCTGATGAAACCGGATGGGATCTTGATCGCGGAACACCGCAAACAGCATCAATTGGACCGGGTCTATGGTAAAATCGAGTTGTACCGAGAAGCCAGTTACGGCGAAACAGTCTTGAATTTTTACAGGAAAAAAAATGAAAATAGCGGTTTACCCGGGAAGCTTTGAACCGATCACCAACGGCCATCTGGATATTATCGAGAGGGCGGCCAGCCTGTTCGATAAAGTGATCGTGGCGATCATCCGCAATCCCGAAAAAAAAGCCGCTTTTTCCCTGCCCGACCGGCTGCAAATGCTCAGATCTTCTTCTTTCCACTGCGACAATGTTGAGATCGACAGTTTTGACGGACTGCTGGTCGATTTTGTCCGTCAAAAAAAAGCGCGGGCGGTCGTCCGCGGCTTGCGCGCTGTTTCCGATTTCGATTATGAGTTTCAAATGGCCCTGACCAACCGGCAGATGGCGCCGGAGATCGAAACGGTCTTTTTAATGACCGATTACCGGTATTCATATTTGAGCTCAAGTTTTGTGAAACAAATTGCCCGCCTGGGAGGGGACATTGCCAATCTTGTCCCGGCTCCGGTGGCACAGCGCCTGAAGAAATTAAAAAAAGGAGCGCGGTAAATTATGGAGATATTAGGTTTGCTTGACACTTTGGAGTCGATCATTCTTGACAGTACCAAGGTCCCGTTTTCCAAGAAGGTCATTGTGGACGAGGTTAAAGTCCTTTCGATCATCGACAAGATCAGGCTGGTCCAGCAGGGGGGATCTGATTTCGCCAAGAAGGCGATCGTGCGCAATGATGCCGGTGAATCACCGGTTCATCATCAACCGGGCGGGCAGGAGCCTGAGCACAAAGGGATTTTTGAAGGTAAAACCCAGGAGATAATCGAGCAGGCATATCAGTTGGCAAAAGAGATCCGCGGCGGCGCCGATAAATATGCCGATGAAGTTTTGGCCAATTTGGAGGCGACCTCGGTCAGGGTCTTGCGAACGATCAAAGCGGGGCGCGAGCAGTTGTCGAAAACAACCCAGGTAAAGGAAGAAAAGTGAAGCGGTCAGACAATCGGACCCCCAATCAGACCAGGCCGGTCAGAATGATCAGAAATTACCTGAAGTATCCGGCCGGGTCGGTCCTGATCGAGATGGGAAATACCAAGGTCATTTGCACCGCGAGCATCCAGGAGAAAGTACCGGACCATAAACGGGGGACCGGATCTGGTTGGGTTACAGCGGAATACGGGATGCTTCCCGGCGCGACCAGCGGCCGTTACCAGCGG
This portion of the Candidatus Margulisiibacteriota bacterium genome encodes:
- the fliI gene encoding flagellar protein export ATPase FliI, with protein sequence MPVDIDFEKYHKALEHADLVKVIGKVVQLVGLIIEAQVGGVSVGDLCSIRLEKEGREAYAEVVGFREGRVLLMPLGSTAGIAPGMQVTAAGKPLMVKVGPSILGRVLNGLGEPIDGKGPIDWEKECPLDADPPDPVKRPRVTSVMRLGVRAIDGLLTVGRGQRIGIFAGSGVGKSTTMGMIARNAEADINVISLVGERGREVRDFIEESLGEEGLKKSVVIVATSDQPPLIRLKSAFVSTAIAEYFRDKGKHVILMMDSVTRFAMAQRDIGLAAGEPPTTKGYTPSVFSLMPRLMERSGTSEVASITAFYTILVEGDDFNEPISDHARSILDGHIMLSRDLAARNHYPAIDVPHSISRLMTSITGDEQKKAAAKLREVLARYSEAEDLINIGAYVKGSNPKIDFALSKIDQVNEFLKQGTFEKVSYEDTVNRLISIFK
- the fliJ gene encoding flagellar export protein FliJ produces the protein MAAPKPGKKFKYDLDSVLKVRGIKEKKEQEKFAEKQQEYMTEKQKEEEIKEQKQGKENELRNVFKRGPISDFDKVLRRKAHLEVLKTDLDQQIEKVLDSSKKLEEQRAHLVEAMKDKKIMEKHRERKLGEYNKVMRDLEMKFMDEIATQRFKRREE
- the rpmB gene encoding 50S ribosomal protein L28, yielding MSYKCFSCGKKAVTGMTVSHSMRHTKRLFKPNLQRVSILVKGKKKREYVCTKCLKANKVTKAL
- the recG gene encoding ATP-dependent DNA helicase RecG, yielding MSNLQTPVQYVKGVGPKLAKIFAKVGIFTVLDLLYFIPRGYEDRRSIKPISQLHPSDNEVVRGELLKVESQVTRNRFTIIKGLIGDETGRIQAVWFNQPFLLRSFRLGMKLILSGKLEYSEYDGRLQILPKDFEIDDGDPTRIVPVYRLTEGLYPKKVRGVIKTALESYLPLIEDAKERRSLALLHAPEELLEIEKARNYLAYKELLDFQLGLLLNRKKNEELTGNVFKVDDRTKKAFLGLLPFTLTAAQEGALSDIFNDFQSGRPMNRLLQGDVGSGKTIVAAFAAYIAVKNGFQSAILAPTEILAQQHFLKLRKVFEPFKIKLDLVTGSTAGRRKKETQLKADLLIGTHALLEKKVLFNKLGLVVIDEQHRFGVHQRASLIKKGRAPHVLVMTATPIPRSLALTLYGDLDRTIIDALPPGRITIKTFFVTEARRSDCFSFIRTKVNEGRQVFVVCPLVEESEALDLKAATMEAEHLQKEIFPELRIGLLHGRMKSVEKDQIMGSFKDKKLDVLVSTTVIEVGIDIPNATVMVIEHAQRFGLSQLHQLRGRIGRGSEQSFCFLVGDPKTPEAKARIKAMVETSDGFKIAEADLRLRGPGDFFGVRQSGLPSFRVADIIRDEKIIQHARAAAQELIEKDIESARNRWGSQRTAAEDSQKGVEHTSFN
- the rsmD gene encoding 16S rRNA (guanine(966)-N(2))-methyltransferase RsmD; translation: MRVIAGEAKGRQLKTPRKGLNTRPLTDRVRGALFNILSAKAVESEFLDLFAGTGAVGIEALSRGANRAVFVELNRSAVDLIRENLELTGFSRQAEVFHADVIRAIGILAGKRERFDLIYIGAPYDSPLLAKVMEKLSESELMKPDGILIAEHRKQHQLDRVYGKIELYREASYGETVLNFYRKKNENSGLPGKL
- the coaD gene encoding pantetheine-phosphate adenylyltransferase, with protein sequence MKIAVYPGSFEPITNGHLDIIERAASLFDKVIVAIIRNPEKKAAFSLPDRLQMLRSSSFHCDNVEIDSFDGLLVDFVRQKKARAVVRGLRAVSDFDYEFQMALTNRQMAPEIETVFLMTDYRYSYLSSSFVKQIARLGGDIANLVPAPVAQRLKKLKKGAR